The region TGAAGGACAGCCGTGAGCACATCAAACCGTACCGGCGGGTCGGGGTCGTTTACAATTCCCGTGAAAGCGGCTCGCAGAGGCAGCTTGAGGAAATCAGGAAATTCGCGCCCCAGTACGACATGGTGGTGGCGGAGGCAAACGTTGCCTCGTCCGCTGCCCTGGACTCGGCGCTCCCCTCCCTGCTCGACCATTCCGATGTCATCTTCGCCACGGAGAGCGGCGTCGTTTCCCGGCAGTTCGCCAAGATCGTCGCCCGCGCCCGGGCCCGCAACATCCCGGTGCTCTCCACCATGCCCGGCGCCGCCGAACGGGGCGCACTCATCTCCCTTGAGATCCATCCCGAAGAGCAGGGGCACCTGGCGGCCGACATCGCCACCCGCATCCTGGAGGGCGCCCGGCAGAGCCATCTCTCCCTGATCTCACCCCGCCGTATCGAGCTGGTCATCAACATGCGCGCTGCCCAGGAGCTTGGGATCAACCTCCCCTTCACGGTCTTGAGCAATGCCACGCGCGTCATCAAGTAGCGTCCTGCGGGCCCCGTATTTTTTTGCTTCATGGGCGCGGTAAAATCGACTATATTGTACTACTATGGGTAGAATATTATTGATCGACGACGACCAGGCCTTTACCGAATTCCTGGCCGGGTACATACATGACGCCTATCCCCTGTTGCGGGTTGATATCTGCAACAGCCCGGTAACGGCCTTGAACTCCATCAGGGCCGGCGGATACGACCTGTTGCTCATCGACCTGGAAATGCCGGCCATGGATGGTTTGAAGCTGCTTTCGTTCGCGACCCAGGCGGGGATGGACAAAAACCGGGTGGTGATCCTCTCCGGCCGGGATGCCGACTTTCTCCACGACCTCTGTCCCATGGGCACCTGCCTGGCGGTGCTCAACAAGTTCGAGGCCCGGCAGAAAACGGTGCTGGACATGATCTTCAGCTCTCTCAGCAAAAAAACCGCCGGGCGGTAGCGCCGGCAGTCCCTGCATACCCCCGCTCCCAGAGCGGTTCCCCATGAAAAACCTCATTGCAAAACCTGCCGAGAAGTATAAAATCGAAGCCAGGGTACCGCCCGAAGCCCGAACGGATGGGCCGGTGCCGTGTGCCTGCCGAGAAACCCCAAGGAGGTCGCGTATGCTGAAACGAGTCATATATCTGGCAGTGGCAGGTCTGATGGTCCTGGTGTTCACGGGCTGTGTTTCCCAGGGGACGTATCAATTGAAGGAAAACGAAGCCAAGGGATTGGCGGGGGAGCTTGGCGACCTGAAGCAGAAATACGGGCAGTTGAGTTCCGACAACAACGCGTTGAAGGCCGAGTTCGACAAGCTGAAGACCGAGGCCGCCGGGCTTGAGAAGGACCGGCAGGCGCTCACCAAGGACAGGAATGAACTGGAGCAGGTGCTCAAAGCCAAATCAGACACCCTTTCCAGGAATATCAGCGACCTGCGCCAGAAGATAACCGATCTGGAAGGGGAGAACGGGCGGCTCAAGGGTGAGATCGCCAGCCTCCAGAAGGCCAAGGAGGAGAAGGTCAAGGAGGTCAGCAGCACGTACGAGCATCTGCTGGAGAACATGAAGAGCGAGATCGCCCAGGGACAGGTGACCATTTCGGAATTGAAGGGGAAACTGACCGTCAACATGGAGGCCGCCATCCTGTTCGATTCCGGCAAGGCCGATGTCAAACCGGACGGCGTCACCATCCTGCTCAAGATGATCC is a window of Geobacter sp. FeAm09 DNA encoding:
- a CDS encoding ABC transporter substrate-binding protein, which translates into the protein MRRRILSITLMVLFLSCWCWPSDCRAAGKVIAAIMSSDQPRYREAHQAFIKSLAALGYTSANVEIILQVPNPDPLSWSNTIRKFNAYRPDLIVAYGAPAAFVAMRESDGIPVVSVDVFVSDGPHRGMCGVSSRVPLVTLIKTLKDSREHIKPYRRVGVVYNSRESGSQRQLEEIRKFAPQYDMVVAEANVASSAALDSALPSLLDHSDVIFATESGVVSRQFAKIVARARARNIPVLSTMPGAAERGALISLEIHPEEQGHLAADIATRILEGARQSHLSLISPRRIELVINMRAAQELGINLPFTVLSNATRVIK
- a CDS encoding response regulator; this encodes MGRILLIDDDQAFTEFLAGYIHDAYPLLRVDICNSPVTALNSIRAGGYDLLLIDLEMPAMDGLKLLSFATQAGMDKNRVVILSGRDADFLHDLCPMGTCLAVLNKFEARQKTVLDMIFSSLSKKTAGR
- a CDS encoding OmpA family protein, whose translation is MLKRVIYLAVAGLMVLVFTGCVSQGTYQLKENEAKGLAGELGDLKQKYGQLSSDNNALKAEFDKLKTEAAGLEKDRQALTKDRNELEQVLKAKSDTLSRNISDLRQKITDLEGENGRLKGEIASLQKAKEEKVKEVSSTYEHLLENMKSEIAQGQVTISELKGKLTVNMEAAILFDSGKADVKPDGVTILLKMIPTLKEVKDKSIRIEGHTDNVPIRSAQFPSNWELSAARAINVAKYLQQQGLDPANLSAAAFSEYRPVADNDTREGRAKNRRIEITLVAKD